A segment of the Carya illinoinensis cultivar Pawnee chromosome 1, C.illinoinensisPawnee_v1, whole genome shotgun sequence genome:
CCGTCTTGCCATCTTGTTGTTTGTAACTTTGTGCATTATGTCTTTGAGTTTTTggcattttgttttataaaatattgagtGGCTCTTCTtgctttttgtttattttttctttctatctcGTAAATGCATGGCAaagtttttacataaaataatactacgtataataataaaatatataaacgtCATATaatcgtttaaaaaaaaaatttattattaaaaaattttattttatataaattttatctttattttatattttaaaaataattacacaatatatatatatattcacaattATAACTAAAATTTAACTGAGCTTAGGAAAGCGAAACAAAATAGACAAATCATTCGTCTTCGAGAAGGACACAAAAACCCCGAATGTCTAccacaaatattataaatttatatccaAACTACAAAGAGAAATACTTCCCTACGAAAATATGTCACCCATGATTAATAAACTGAATCACACGCAACCGTACCGTCTGATCTCATTAAAGCTCAACCTACCCGACCACCGTCGACTCTTATTTCGTGGGGCTTTGGCTGCCTTCTTCCGCACCAATTATTCAGATCTGGCAGATGAGtaggatgcatgcatgctgtaTTACCTCTGAGTTGCCCGTACCATGCATGAACCATGTAGCTCAATAATTATCGAGTATTCTCGGAATATCTAATAATGTTTTTGAatatacatcatttttttttctagtgaaatcattatttacattaaaaatataaaatgataaaaaaaagtaaatttaattatttatatttgttttcgtATTCTTTCTTACGTCTCTCGTTCAATAAGTAGATCCAactcataaaatttttaattaaacgTAACAGAATATAAAATTAAGGTTCAAACTCAAGGGAAGAGTCTAAAAAACTTATACTCAAgagatagatttaattttatattatctttATCTATGTATGGTCTCTGATTATGGACACCATGCATGCATCTCCTTACATTTAATTCATCTAACTTTCTACAGTGATGATGATGTAACTTCTGGGTTTAAGCATCTGCAAGCTGCCTGCAAGCTAGACTGCGGGTCCATCCTGACACAGTCTAATTAAGATTAAACAACCGTCCTGTTTGCATGAGCTCAGCTCCAACCATCAGAGGGCCAGAGAAGTACTACAACTTGCATTATAGTAAAAAACTTCCCAATAGCTAGatcaaaataatgataataataatagcaATATCTTCCCAGTTGGAAACTTGTTAAATTCAGCCACTACTATTTTGTCTATTCTGTATCTAACTCTTTCTAAGAATGAGCGTACCAAAGTGAAACCCATGCAAAGAAACCAATGTAAATGAGGCTCCAAGACATTTCCATGAGTGCAACAAAGACCTGAGTTTTGTACGACGTGCTACAGAACACGTACATCTAATCAATGGGCGCTTCGAGTCAAACGTATCCACCTAACTAGAAcggaaacaaataaatatatatgattgatTGCATGTTTATCTTTAAACTGCCCGTTTCAATGTTTGCATAGAATTATAAGAAGATTACTTAGACTTGTGAATTGACAGGGAGCATTGGCTAATGAAAGTTATACATCGGTGTGTTCAAGCTCTTGGGGCGGCCAAGTTGAAATGTGTGAGCCTTAAAATTCTTCAATTGAAATGCAAGAGCCAGAAAATCCATTTCTTTAATTCTTCCAGGTACAGAAAAGGCATTTCAATGGGACAAAAGGCACGTTATGTAAGACAAGAAGTGCTCGTGGACAAGTAATCCAGTGATGCTTGTTTCTGAAAGAATTATCAAGCTGAATAATTTCTAGCAATGGCACGCtataatatttgttgtttaaattcttatgaatagatcatcacaatatattatatatatatatatatatatgaagagaTTCAAAGGGGTTGATCCAAGTGGTGAAGACTTTGGTCTTATGATATCACTCACTTTAAAGTTCAAAGTTCAACATCTCATGAGTGCAAACAATCATTTGGAGTCACATCACCTGGAGTGATTTAACCAATTTTGTTGTGTAGAGAAATTTCCGAAGTGTGGTGCACAGGACCCTAGTTTAGTCTCTAGGGGTGAGTCTGGAAAGCCCTGTCTTGGAGAAGTTTCttgacattaatatatatatagattttcaCAAAGATACAAAGTTGGTTTATCatgatttttaaacaaaattatacGAAACGATATaagttgttaattttttttttccctagatTTTGtaagcttgagaaggaaaaactccaaattttttttttgatgacgAGGTATTCAAGAACTTTCACTGTCCTAAATAAGGCTTTGGTTCTCGACTAATCCCCGAAGTAAAAAATGTCTCTGCCAACAAATTTGTCACCTTCACCGTAGTGCCTTATTCACAAGAATCAAAGATCAGCCAGCAGCAACCCACCTGTTAAGTCTCCTTTCAATGCCTTCCTCGCCCAAATTGGGATTTCTGGAGAGCCTTTTAACCTACTGCTCAGGAGGGATAACCTCAAATTTAAGTCTTCTTTGAAGAAAATTAAAGTTTGACTATCTACTACTTACTCGGACTCAACTTGGTACTCATTCAAACTCGGATTAGTACACGGCAAGGAAAAACCAgccttaataattaatattccaAAAGAAAGTGGAGGTAAGAGTTGGCATGGTAAATGGTACTGCAACTCTTCCGGCCATATATCAGAGTTTATTCGGCTGTTAGATGGCAATCAACAGAAAATTACAGCATTTTATAACCATATCTTACGCGGTAACAATTATTGCCCAACTCAAATCATCACGAACTTTAACTTTTCAGTTCCACTCTTCATATCATAATCATAACCTTCAACTTACCAGCAAATCCTGTTTCCTTGCATGTACGGAAGCAGCAATCCAAAATTCTGCAAACACATGTACCCTCTTAAAATCATTGATGAGGAGGAACAAAAATGAGCGCTctcttttactctttttttttttccccttgttTCGCTTTGCTCTCGGGGGCTCATCTGAATCATATTATATTCCTCACGCTCCATCAAATGAACAAGAAATCAGAGGCAGTTATATTGGATGCATTCTGCAAATATACTTACCATATGAACAATTTTACAACAGCAGACCCATCACCATGAGTTAACCCCATGCCATGGAACAAGCATAATTGACCACCAGTTTACCATCAAAAGTTCCAAAATTCTGCAATGTCCAAGAAGATAATTGACTCGTGGTGAAATGTAAACTAGCCACGAACATTTAATAGATAAGCCCATAAACTAAATTGGTCATTCACAGTCAAATGAGCAATCTCAGGGAAAGACAATATTACTAACATTACAAAAACAATATAAACAAATAACTAGGATTTCAGCTCCTTGCTTATTACGAAAAACAAACATTATCTCACCAGAAACTTGCACCTCcctttccatctctctctctctcacaccgGACGGTCGACATCATTAGCACAGACAAAGTACACTAAAGTAGAAGGAAAACGGATTGACTGTTGACATTATACATGCCAGCAAACAGATTCGACCCCCATGGTGGACTGCCATTCAAACATTTGTGGTCACCCAAAATATGGCTATTTAAGCATGTTGTCTGCAAAGAAAACAACCTTTAGTGCAATGCACCAAATGCAGCTCCCTTTTCCTCTTCCTAAGTTTTATATGATGCCATGCAACAGGATAAGAGTGTTAAAATACTGCATGAACAAATTCCTCCTAAATCTAACAGACAGCAGAAATTAAAATCCACAAAATAGAGTACTTATATTATAAATCAATGCATTCACactcataaaataaataaatcaatacatTTATAATGCATTTGCGCTATCCTTCAACATTAGTGAAATATAGAATAGTAGATTTTACTTTGGTGAAGGAAAATATAAGAATGAAACACGATGAAGTAAAATCCCAATATAGAAAACATATATCCACCCACAATTAAAAAAAggtaaatttgattaaaaagataataataaagtTAAAGGACCTTACATTATACAGATCGATTACCAATTCATCTGGGTTTGGTGAGAACGAACTGTTGACATAAACAaactaacaaaagaaaaacattactCTGAAGCCCAAGGATCATAACAAATACAAGAAAACAACACCACAAACATTTACCAATGTATCCCGATGAAGCTGCCGCCGAAGAAAGTCAATCACTTTGGCAAACTTGTCAGTTCCAAGTATCTGCCATAGAAAGaatatttgacatgtgaataccaagatttcaaattgtaatatacaaattgaagaaatattcAAAAGGTAAAGTTTAGAATTTCTAAATGAGACAAGAacgaaaataaacaaatattttgaTGACAAGGAATCATGGAGACTGAGCAAACGCAGTGTCTTTTACATGGTTAAACCCTAGAGCCGTGTAACACGTTCCCATCACATGGATCAAGTACTTCATCAACTTTTCACTGATGGGTCGTGGCCCctaaagattgtttgcaccaaaggatttgaaccttggacctAGAGGGAGCTTACCACTCAGATCAAGGCCCTTACCACTTAGTCAACCCCTAGGGGCTAcctatacaaatattttttcataagatactacaaaacaaagaataataaaagaaaagaaaagaactcaTATGCCTCAAATCAAGCCATTTTGAGATttgtaaattaaagtgatatCAAGAAAAGGGTCCAGCACATACGGAAAAGTTTCTATCCATTGCTAAcacattttcaaaaagaatgtGAGAGCAAAGCCACACAGACGGGGGCACAAGTCCATatatgtgtattttatttgcACATTATATCAATAGAATTAATTTAAATCCTATCGCgtgtaaattacaaataaaaagtaaaagtgataaatgtatatgtatatacaccatagttttctttgaatgaaaGCATGCTACCCTTTTGATACACTAGTGAAGCTGGTGAAGGTGGAAACTTGAACAGTTTCAAGTTTCTGAACATGGCACGCACATATGTAATGGTCACAAGTTTCTGACACATCAATTGTTACTTGTCAACAAGGATTGTAATAACCCgaattaaagatattttttggGGGGTGATGATTCGGATTCTACATTGGCTGGGAGGAAAAGTTCTTGCCCCTTGTAATGATTCCAGGAGACTGCAATTGTAGCGTTGATTATTTCTTTAGTATAGGCTCAGTTTACTTGGATCGTCACAAATAGTATCAACATTAGGATATTTAAAGCGAGGGACTGTAAGACCCACTTCAGTATATGAGGGTGGTAAATGGGATCGCATAGTGCCCGCGCAGGAGAAGTTCTTGCATTTTGTAATGATTTCGAGGAGTTCCAATTATGATATTGACTGATTTTTTTACAGCATAGACTTAGATATCTGCTTCATGGAATACGTCCAAATCGCCACCATATTATGTGGATAAAGTTTTGAGTAAAACAAAATCCTTTCAAGAAATACCTTAAATTTGGCTTGTTTGAGTATAGGGGCATCGCCTGTGGCTCTGAGATGAACAACGACTGCAGAAAATTGAAAACcccacaaacaaaaaaagaacgCCTTTAACAAAGCTCAAAACTAAAAACTATCAAAGCTTGAACAATCAAAACCCTAACTAAGAAGCAATTACCAACGTTTTTTTCATGAAGGGCTAGGCTGCTCACCTTTCCGCGCAAAACTTGGAGACTGGGACTCAGCGGCCATCGTTAATTTCTGAAACAAACAAACACCAAATTTGGGGTCGGAGATAACTGCAGTCTGCATTTACTGATGCTTCCACAGTTTCTGGGCTATTTACGGTTTTTATTTGGGCCGTACCGCGCCATGGTAGGATTCCTCGCTCCCTGTTTTTAGGGCAACGCTCTCTTTGATGAATTAGGACCAAATGGGGCTTCCACAAAATAAGATTCAGGTTGCATTTGAAAGTAAGTTGGGCTTTTCATGTAggtcttttctctctttcttctcgGTTGGTTCGGTAATGGTTCCACAGGAAAAGTCgtgctctttcttttttgtttgcttCCATTTTTTAGTTGCTGAAAAATGGCGAAGGCATCGTAAAGGAGGGAAATATAAAACAGAACTGCTACATACCCCCGGGGAATAACCCCGCCGCGGCCCCGGGGCTAACAtggcaattaaaatattaataaaaataaaaagaataaagaaagaaagaaagaaaagtgaaagaaatatGGGAGATTaatgaaaagcaaaagaaatgaGGGAGACCAAAAAGCAGAGAGGTAGatcaatgaaaaatgaaagctgaTGTTAGTTTGAAACCAGAGAGGGAGAAGCTGGATGCGTCTCTCCTTGCCGTCGTGCGTTGGAGGGAAATCGAATCAAAAGATCTACTTTGGGTTGGATGCTGTAAAGGGAAACCAGAGAGCGAAACTAGAGAGGGAGATCAAAACTTATTCAACTCTGTACCTCTGCTTTGTGGGTTTAGCCTGTGGAATGTAACGTGGTTGCAACGGGGTTTCCAAACTAACCTAGATGCTCAAGAACCCAGTATTTGTGTAGCTTGGAGCATATTATTCTATCTTTCCTGAAGATCTCTCCAAAGATTGAACTGAAAAatagaacaaagaaaaagagagagagagaaaaaaaaaaaagattcggAGCTTTGATGATAAATCGGTCCTACCCACAACGACGACGCCACTTCCCTTACCCACAACGATGACCACAACCACTCTCTAGTTTCAAAAAAATACTACGAAGACACTCTAGTTTCCAACAATGCAACTCAGAATTGCAAAAACAGACTTCTCGTTTTTTTATTCCTTCCTTTCCTAAGTTCATTCGTATCTAGGAAACAATCTAAACATTTCAagggtttcaattttttttattttatttttttttgcacaAACACTATATTTCAGATAAAGAAATTTGGGATCGTTTGGCTATGGAAAAATCCCCAAAAATTGGATCTCTGTGAAGCTTTTTTGATATACTTTTTTGGCAGAATCGTCATGCAAAGAAGAAGACTAAGGTTCTCTGGCAGAAGAAGGGAGGGAGGGGGCGTCTTCGTTTTCGGTGGAAGATCAAATTGAGGGAGGGAGAGTAATTGATTGGGGAAGACGAAGGAACAGATGTACTTATTGGATTTTGAGATGAAGAAGCTGTGTTGAAGTACTATGCTAAAACGAATCGAAAATGAGAAGGAACGGTTAAGAGATATGAAGAAAGAAACGGTGCCGTTTCCATTTAGTGCCACATAGGCCACGAGGCAGCAGCGGGGTTACTCCTCGGGGGCATACTGACTTTTCCAATATAAAATCATCAATACTGCTACGTACCCCCGGGGTAGTAACCCCGCCGCGTCCCCGTGACTGACGTGGCAGTTGCCACGTCAGTCggtaataataaattatttaaaaaaaaaaaacaaaaaaggcgGAAAGAAGGCTTAGTGAACTCAACGCGGGAGGGATTTGCATTTGACGTGATTTTGACCTCGCAGAGCCCAAAACAGAACCTCCCATAGCCGAAGAGCTTGAGCTGGGTTTTGCTGTGATTTCATCTGTATTACTCAAGTAAGCAAACGGTTGCTTTTGAAGAATATTGAGGAAAACTgtgcaaaaaatcaaaatcgGAAACAGAGAACTGCCAAGGAGCTTTAACTGGCTTTTTGCTTGTTATTTCATCTGCATTTGTGGGTAAGACTATGGTTTTAACTGAGATTTTCTTTAAACATTTGATCTGGGTTGTTGTTACACATTTTCTCATATATTTCTttgttttaccttttttttttttgtgtgtatttGCTATTGCTTAGTACTGGGTGGATTTTTTGATAGTAGGTTGGTATtttctattacacatttgatctGGGTTTCCCTCTACTCTGTTTGCTTCAAAACCCTCGATTCCAGATGATGTCCTAACTAGGGCCTTCCAAGTAGAAGAAAAGGTTGTCAAATCTGTAAAGTCGAACCTCAGTTCTTGAGCTAAGACCATCCACTCCGGATAATCTCCCctttatgtgaaaattgtgttgTAGTAATGCTTTTGATTTGAGGTTGCATACCTCCtattcttgtgttgttattctTTGTATTGATTCACTGTGTTGATTTGAAGTTCAGTTCTTGTAATGCTTGTGTTGTTATTCAGGTTGTTTATCTTTATAGTCATGGTTGCTTACGATTACATAAGGAAATAAAGGCTTTACAGTAGGGAGATGACAGTACTCTGGGTACTCTTATGTAACTGTGAGGGAAAAAAGGTCCATCCATTAGAATCTAGAGGCACCGATTGGTAAAAAGAGTTGGCATAAATCTACACAATGAAAGCcaatgaaatagaaaaaaagaacaaagaaaaataaaaagaacaaagaaaaataaaaaaataggtaGATGACGACAAACAAAACACAGAAATAGGTTCTTGAggttatgcattttttttgttttttctctcttgTAAGAGAGCTAGCTGGGAAGTCTCTAAACATGAAGGAAAGATCATGATCGACAGTACTATCTGTGAGCAACCTATGCAGCAATATTATTGTTGATAGTGATGCCAATGGCTCACTTTGCAAAGGGCCTTTAATTCATTTCATGCCTTTGTCTAAATGGTCGATAAGTCAACACAACGAGAAGCTAGCTAGGTAGATGAGAGAAATATCGATGGTTCAGGTGCCCAACTGCTCGCTCCAGCATGCATGTGTCCGaaccatttatatatatgtggatAGTGACCGATATTATAGAATTAGAAGATGATCATGCATGTgtgcttcatatatatatgcttataaaCTGATGATGTAGACAATGATGCAGACTTTGAATCAAGCTTACCTTTTCTCCTTcttagaaattattattattaatgcacTGCACTGTAGGGTAGGGTTTGATTTTGGCATGCACGGCTCCATGTGATGCCAATTGGGGGtggtgggggtggtggtggtggtggggtaCATGAGGAAAGATTCCATTTGGTGTCATTCCTTATTTATTCTCTTTGGTTGTTACTTGAGGTTGTAATTAATACGTTGTGTTCATTTGATTAAATGCTTTTAATCaagtatttaatttttcatatttatgtttCCATACTTAATTTGTGGCAGTTCTATAATATTTTCG
Coding sequences within it:
- the LOC122280801 gene encoding ubiquitin-like protein ATG12 isoform X1; its protein translation is MQTAVISDPKFGVCLFQKLTMAAESQSPSFARKVVVHLRATGDAPILKQAKFKILGTDKFAKVIDFLRRQLHRDTLFVYVNSSFSPNPDELVIDLYNTTCLNSHILGDHKCLNGSPPWGSNLFAGMYNVNSQSVFLLL
- the LOC122280801 gene encoding ubiquitin-like protein ATG12 isoform X2, with amino-acid sequence MQTAVISDPKFGVCLFQKLTMAAESQSPSFARKVVVHLRATGDAPILKQAKFKILGTDKFAKVIDFLRRQLHRDTLFVYVNSSFSPNPDELVIDLYNNFGTFDGKLVVNYACSMAWG